CACGGGGCGGTGTATCAGACCGTGAATTCATTCACGGGGCGGTGTATCAGACCGTGAATTCATTCACGGGGCGGTGTATCAGACCGTGAATTCATTCACGGGGCGGTGTATCAGCCCGTGAATTCATTCACGGGGCGGCATCATCGGCAGACGGATGCCGTGGCGGCGGGCCGCATCCTGGGCCTGGGCATAGCCGGCATCGGCGTGGCGCGCAATGCCCATGCCAGGATCGCTGGTCAGCACGCGCTGCAGGCGCCGGGCCGCCTCCGGGGTGCCGTCAGCCACGATCACCTGGCCTGCGTGTTGACTGTAGCCGATGCCGACGCCGCCGCCATGGTGGAAGCTGACCCAGGTGGCGCCGCCGGCCGTGTTGATCAGCGCATTCAGAATGGGCCAATCGGATATGGCGTCGGAGCCATCCAACATGCCTTCGGTTTCGCGGTTGGGCGAGGCCACCGAGCCGCAGTCGAGATGATCGCGGCCGATGACGATCGGCGCCCTGACCTCGCCCCGCGCCACCAGGTCGTTGAAGGCCAGCCCAGCCCGCGCCCGCTCACCGTAACCCAGCCAGCAGATGCGCGCAGGCAAGCCCTGGAACGCAACCCGCTCACGCGCCAGGCGAATCCAGCGCGCCAGGTGCTGATTTTCGGGGAACAGTTCCAAAATGGCCTGGTCCGTGCGGTAAATGTCTGCGGGATCGCCGCTCAGGGCCACCCAGCGAAACGGCCCCTGCCCTTCGCAGAAGAGCGGCCTCACGTAGGCCGGTACGAAGCCCGGATAGGCGAAGGCATCGCTCACGCCCTGGTCGAAGGCGCGCTGGCGCAGGTTGTTGCCGTAGTCGAAGACGATGGCGCCGGCCTTCTGCATGTCCAGCATGGCCTGCACGTGCGCGGCCATCGAAGCCAACGCCTGGCGCTGGTACCCGGCCGGATCGCGCTGGCGCAGGCTGGCCGCCGCCGCCAGGCTGAGGCCGGCCGGTAAGTACATCAACGGATCGTGCGCGCAGGTCTGATCGGTGACGACGTCGGGCGTCACCCCGCGGGCCACCAATTCGGGCAGCACAGTGGCGGCATTGCCGATCAGCCCGATCGAGCGCGGGACACCAGCCTGCACGGCCTCTTCGACGCGGGTCATCGCCTCTTCCAGGTCATCCACGACTTCGTCCAGGTAACGCGTGGCCAGGCGCCGCGCGGCGCGCGCCGGATCCATCTCGACGATCAGCGCGACCCCTTCGTTCATCGTCACCGCCAACGGCTGCGCGCCGCCCATCTCGCCCAGGCCGGCCGTCAGCACGAATTTTCCCTTCAAACTGCCGCCAAAATGCTGGCGCGCCAGCACGCCCAGCGTCTCATAGGTGCCTTGCAGGATGCCCTGCGTGCCGATGTAAATCCAGGAACCGGCCGTCATCTGGCCGTACATGATCAACCCTTCCGCCTCCCAGCGGTCGAAGTTGGCCTGCGTGGCCCAGGCCGGCACGATGTTGGAGTTGGCAATCAGTACGCGCGGGGCATCGGGGTGGGAGGGAAAGACGGCCACCGGCTTGCCGCTTTGCACGAGCAGCGTTTCGTCGCCGTTCATGCTGGCGAGGGTCTGCAGGATCGCGTCGAAGCATTCCCAGTTGCGCGCCGCTTTGCCGCGGCCGCCGTAGACGATGAGGTTGTCCGGATCCCAGGCCACCTCCGGGTCGAGATTGTTCTGCAACATGCGATAAGGGGCTTCGAGGAGCCAGTTCTGGCACGTCAACTGCGTGCCGCGCGGGGCGCGGACGATTCGCTGCGGAGACATCGTTGTCACCTCCCAAGAAGTAAGAGGCCTAGCGCC
This genomic window from Candidatus Amarolinea dominans contains:
- the hutU gene encoding urocanate hydratase; the encoded protein is MSPQRIVRAPRGTQLTCQNWLLEAPYRMLQNNLDPEVAWDPDNLIVYGGRGKAARNWECFDAILQTLASMNGDETLLVQSGKPVAVFPSHPDAPRVLIANSNIVPAWATQANFDRWEAEGLIMYGQMTAGSWIYIGTQGILQGTYETLGVLARQHFGGSLKGKFVLTAGLGEMGGAQPLAVTMNEGVALIVEMDPARAARRLATRYLDEVVDDLEEAMTRVEEAVQAGVPRSIGLIGNAATVLPELVARGVTPDVVTDQTCAHDPLMYLPAGLSLAAAASLRQRDPAGYQRQALASMAAHVQAMLDMQKAGAIVFDYGNNLRQRAFDQGVSDAFAYPGFVPAYVRPLFCEGQGPFRWVALSGDPADIYRTDQAILELFPENQHLARWIRLARERVAFQGLPARICWLGYGERARAGLAFNDLVARGEVRAPIVIGRDHLDCGSVASPNRETEGMLDGSDAISDWPILNALINTAGGATWVSFHHGGGVGIGYSQHAGQVIVADGTPEAARRLQRVLTSDPGMGIARHADAGYAQAQDAARRHGIRLPMMPPRE